The following are from one region of the Streptomyces changanensis genome:
- a CDS encoding S8 family peptidase, which yields MSSTRFVRTTVVTGTALVSLLGTAFSWGAPAAAAAENAPPGWESAALDLATAHRTTQGEGVTVAVLDSGVDPDHPALKGRIAKIGPDFYDSDGLRAGDEGYGIHGTAMVSGVLKAAPKARIITARVIDDSDEVKLERSKDGVSPLAKGIDYAVANGADVISLSLGGGMFSDLDGGEVAAASHAVQKGVTILASAGNSGDELNDGNFPAGYPTVISVAATKPGGARADFSTVRTHNTIAAPGVDITSASRSGGYRKISGTSPATALAAGVTALMLAENPDLTPAQTRAILMRTAQAPAGGHDPLVGAGRIDAAAAVRAAADPPGVDTAPRPHQGELKHFAAPTGTSRISHPPIDRDLLAIGLGAAGGGLLLVVVGLLLALRPRRRATA from the coding sequence ATGAGCAGCACCCGGTTCGTGCGCACGACCGTCGTCACCGGCACCGCCCTCGTCTCCCTCCTGGGAACGGCGTTCTCGTGGGGCGCCCCGGCCGCGGCAGCCGCCGAGAACGCCCCGCCCGGCTGGGAGTCGGCGGCGCTCGACCTCGCCACCGCCCACCGGACCACCCAGGGCGAGGGCGTCACCGTGGCGGTGCTGGACAGCGGCGTCGACCCTGACCACCCCGCGCTCAAGGGACGTATCGCGAAGATCGGCCCCGACTTCTACGACAGCGACGGCCTGCGCGCCGGCGACGAGGGCTACGGCATCCACGGCACCGCCATGGTCTCCGGCGTCCTCAAAGCCGCCCCGAAGGCGAGGATCATCACCGCCCGCGTCATCGACGACAGCGACGAGGTCAAGCTCGAGCGCAGCAAGGATGGCGTCAGTCCGCTCGCGAAGGGCATCGACTACGCGGTGGCCAACGGCGCCGACGTGATATCCCTGTCGCTCGGCGGGGGCATGTTCTCCGACCTCGACGGCGGTGAAGTGGCCGCCGCGTCACACGCGGTACAGAAGGGCGTGACCATCCTCGCCTCGGCCGGCAACAGCGGTGACGAGCTGAACGACGGCAACTTCCCCGCCGGCTACCCGACGGTCATCTCCGTCGCCGCGACGAAGCCCGGTGGTGCCCGCGCCGACTTCAGCACCGTACGCACGCACAACACCATCGCCGCCCCCGGCGTGGACATCACCAGCGCCTCCAGGAGCGGGGGTTATCGCAAGATCAGCGGCACCTCGCCGGCCACCGCTCTCGCCGCCGGCGTGACCGCGCTCATGCTCGCCGAGAACCCGGACCTGACCCCGGCGCAGACCCGCGCGATCCTCATGCGCACCGCCCAGGCACCCGCGGGCGGCCACGACCCCCTGGTCGGTGCCGGACGGATCGATGCCGCGGCCGCGGTCCGCGCGGCAGCCGACCCGCCCGGCGTCGACACCGCGCCGAGGCCCCACCAGGGGGAGTTGAAGCACTTCGCCGCACCGACGGGCACGAGCAGGATCAGCCACCCGCCGATCGACCGGGATCTCCTCGCCATCGGCCTCGGCGCCGCGGGCGGCGGCCTGCTGCTCGTCGTCGTGGGTCTGCTGCTGGCCCTCCGGCCGCGCCGGCGAGCCACCGCCTGA